In the Silurus meridionalis isolate SWU-2019-XX chromosome 6, ASM1480568v1, whole genome shotgun sequence genome, one interval contains:
- the cldn7a gene encoding LOW QUALITY PROTEIN: claudin-7-A (The sequence of the model RefSeq protein was modified relative to this genomic sequence to represent the inferred CDS: inserted 2 bases in 1 codon) has protein sequence MANSGVQLIGFCLSLVGIIGLIVGTVLPQWKMSAHVGDSIITAVATYQGLWMSCAFQSTGQLQCKIYDSVLQLDSSLQATRALMIVGIIISIAGLGVACVGMKCTTCGEENKVRKARTAMTGGIILLIGALSAIVACSWFAHNVIRAFYNPYTPVNTKFEFGAAIFIAWGGSFLDVLGGALLVASCTKXKQASKYTKSSARTSNSTKEYV, from the exons ATGGCGAACTCAGGAGTGCAGCTGATCGGGTTTTGTCTGTCTCTGGTGGGAATCATTGGACTCATCGTTGGCACGGTGCTGCCGCAGTGGAAAATGTCAGCTCATGTAGGAGACAGCATCATCACAGCCGTGGCTACTTACCAGGGCCTGTGGATGTCCTGCGCCTTCCAAAGCACCGGTCAACTCCAGTGCAAAATCTACGATTCAGTCCTCCAGCTGGACA gtTCTCTCCAGGCAACCCGTGCTCTAATGATAGTTGGCATCATCATATCGATTGCTGGACTGGGAGTCGCCTGCGTGGGCATGAAATGTACCACGTGTGGAGAAGAGAATAAAGTGCGTAAAGCTCGCACTGCTATGACAGGTGGCATCATACTGCTAATTGGGG CTCTCAGTGCAATCGTTGCATGCTCTTGGTTTGCCCACAACGTGATCCGTGCTTTCTACAACCCCTACACTCCAGTCAACACCAA GTTTGAGTTCGGTGCAGCCATTTTCATCGCATGGGGTGGATCTTTTCTCGATGTTCTTGGTGGAGCTTTACTGGTGGCCTCTTGCACGAA TAAACAGGCGTCCAAGTACACTAAAAGCTCTGCTCGCACCTCCAACAGCACCAAGGAGTATGTATGA
- the si:dkey-112a7.4 gene encoding calcium/calmodulin-dependent protein kinase II inhibitor 2 produces MKSSCELDQLDAAAVMYGSAGLPELIPSACAMRPSAVLPYSPGPGAGDRHGAQLSSNPRRMHRTPKLGQIGRSRRVDIDDEDLDDVMNNNRSFPLSISVSPVA; encoded by the exons ATGAAGAGTTCGTGTGAACTGGATCAGTTAGACGCCGCCGCTGTCATGTACGGAAGTGCAGGTCTGCCCGAGCTCATCCCGTCCGCATGCGCAATGCGACCCAGTGCCGTCCTGCCCTACAGCCCCGGACCCGGAGCCGGGGATAGACACGGGGCCCAGCTGTCCTCCAACCCCCGCAGGATGCACAGAACCCCCAAACTCGGACAGATCGGACGATCCAGGAGAG tggacatcgATGATGAAGACTTGGATGATGTCATGAACAACAACAGAAGCTTCCCACTTTCCATCAGTGTCTCACCTGTTGCTTAA